CCGGTTCCGGGCTGGATGCTCTCCACCGGCACATTGCGGGTCCTTGCGCTGCTCGCCCTCCTTCGCCATCCCGAGCCACCCCCGCTGATTCTCATCGAGGAGATCGAGAACGGACTGGATCCGCGCAGTATCCATATGCTGGTGGAAGAGATCCGGTCTGCGACCTTGGATGGCGCGACCCAGGTCGTGCTCACCACCCATTCGCCTTACCTTCTGGACTTGTTCGAGCTCCGGCATCTGGTACTGGTCGCTCGCGACTCCAAGGGCGAACCGAGGTTTCATCGTCCCTCGGATGACGCGTCCCTGCGCGAGTGGTCGCAGGAGTTTGCGCCAGGACGCCTCTACACCATGGGGTCGCTGCACGAGGCGGTGAAGTGACCGCCCCCTCGCTTGGCCTGATCCTCGAATGCGGTCCCCAGGGCGCCGACAAACAGGTCTGCGAATACCTGATCGAGCGTATCAGGCCCGGGATGCGAGTGCGCAGCGAAACACTGGATAACAAAGCGAACCTCTTGCGAGACTCCGGAAAGGTCGCGGCCAGATTGCTCAAGGACGGGTGCGAGTGCGTGCTGATCGTTTGGGACTTGCGCCCAGCCTGGCCGGATCGAACCGACAAACCTTGTCGGCACACCGAGCGTATCGAGCTCCTGAGCCTGCTGGCGGAGGCCGGCGTACCCGAGGATGCGCCGGTGTATCTGGTCTGTGTCGAGCAGGAGTTGGAAAGCTGGCTGCTTGCCAACGAAAGAGCGCTGAGCGCCTTCTTGTCTACCCCCGCTCATCCGTTCCCGGTACAGCGAGTCAGGAACCCGGATCGACATCCGCAACCGAAGGCCGAGGTCAAAGGGCTATTCAAACAGGCCAGAGGTTGGCTCTATAACGACACTGTTCACGCCATCCAGGTCCTGAAGAAAGTCCAGTTGGATTTTGGGCGCTTGCGGTGCTCCGAGAGCTTTTGCCGGTTTGAGAAGATGGTGTTGGCCTGTCGCGGTCGCTGATACGGCGGCGATCGAGTAGACCTTCAAGAGTAGGAAAAGAGGCCAAGCTTGATCTATTAAATCCTCATCCGCCCGACGGATTCAGTTGAGCTTGGCCCCTTATTCATTCCAAGGGTCTGTCCCCGATCGGCTTTGTCCCTGATTGACTTCTGATCGGCTCATTTCGCCCACTTATCCCTGGTACGCCCCTATTTTCCCATGGCACTCCTTGTTACTCCGGATATTCTTCTTAATCAGCTGCGAAGGGATTCCTTAGCTATTGCGAGTAGCTTTGACTCTTTATGTGGAGGCGATTTAGATGAAATAAGATCACTACTTGCCAAGGGTATGAAAATAGTTCTAAAAGCACTTCATGATCCGGATGTGATCGAAAATGAGTTGCGCTGTTGGTCCGTCGAAATCTTGATAAATATCGCGAACTCGTTATCTGCCGCAGCTTATGTCTTAAGGGCAGGGCAATCGCATCACGCTACACTAATATTCGGAGAATCTGATACACGTGTTTTTGGCTTGGCATCCGGTGCTTCAAAAAGCAGCTTCGTCAAGTAGCGTTCATCCCAACCGGCCTTCAAGCGTTTGTTCTTGATGCCGAGCTTGGTGTTGTCGTTCTTCAGCCGCGTCAGCGCGATGTGGCGCAGTACGGCCAGGTTCTCGCGGGCGCCCGGTTCGCGCACGCGGCAGTCATCCTCGCGGAAGGCCACATCGAGACTCCAATGCAGATCGTTCTCCACGCCCCAGTGATCACGCACGGCACGGGCGAAGCGGGCCACGTCGGTGGCGATACTGCCGATGTAGAAGCGAGTTTCGCGGGTGATCTTGCCAGCGACTTCGCGCTGCGACTCGACCATGCCGATCATGTTCATGCCCTTCCACAGGGCGCTGCGCGGTACGCCGGAGAGATCACCCAAGGTCCGGTAGCGGCGGGTCTCCACCCGTCCATGGCCATGCTCGTGGGTTTCGTGCATCTGCGTGTCGACCCCCGCGTAATCCCGCGCGTCGGCATCGATAAACGCCTCCTCGACTTCGGTGGCCAGCGTGCCCTGGTTGCCCTTGAGCGCCAGCACGTAGTCGGCCCCCTGCTCGATGATCTGCTCGGCGATCTTGGTCTGACAGCCCATTGCATCAATGGTGACGATGCAGCCTTGGAGACGCAGCAACGCCAGCAACTGCGGGATCGCCGTGATCTCGTTGGACTTCGCGTCGGTGGCGACTTGCCCAAGGACGACGCGGTTGGCCGTCGCCCACGCGCTGACCACGTGCAGCGCGGCCAGACCCTTGGCCCGATCGTGGGAGCGGCGCAGCGTCTTGCCGTCGATGGCGATGATCTCGCCGGGGATCACTTCACGAATCGACGCCACCCAAGCGCGAAAGCACGTCTCGAATGCTTCCGGCGCCAGCAACCCGAACACCCGCCCGAACGTGTCGTGGGCCGGGATGCCCTTGGGCAACTCCAGAAACTGCGCAAACCACGGCCGTTTCGTGCGTCCGAACTGCGCGATGGCCACCCAGCCGTCCGCGCCGCAGAGCGTTGCCGCAATGGCGATGACGATCATGTCGATCAGGTTGTGGTGGCGCTTGATCGGGCAGCGCGGGTCTTCCAGCGCGGAAAAATGCCCGGCCAGCGACCGATCCAGGGTTGTTTCGCACATCGTCGCCACTCCACAAGACAGAAAAGTCAGTGGATTGTCACGTGATCCTCGTGTTTCGTCTAACAGTAATTGCTAATTATCTGATGCGATTGCCCTGGTCTTAAGGGCGGGCTACTGCTCACCCCAGGGGTTGTTCTTCGCAATGCGGTTGAAGCCATGGCGGTTACTCTTCACGGATTGCAACGCCCATCCGACCTGGGGAACATTAAAAGCGGAACATTTAATACGCCGTCAGCGGCCTTGATCATAAATCCGGCCAAGACCTAGCGTAGGGCTTGGTTAACCCCCACTGGAGAGCGGCAGGACCCGCGAAATTGTGTACCCTTGGAAGTGCAAACAAACCGAGGGAGAAGCACGATGTTCGAAGGTCCTGCCGGGATCGACTTTAGCGCAGACATCGGGTCGACGCCATCGGGCGTGGTCCGGCGGTCGGCCGGCGGTGGGTCGTGAAGCACCGCTCGCGCCTGGAGCGAGCCGAACAGCGCGGGGCGGCCGTGGCCCGCTTGGCGACGGGGCAGCCGCAACGCCACGTCGCCGCCGAACTGGGCGTGGCGCGCAGCACCTTGCAGGACTGGTGCAAGCCGACCCCGGTCGGCGCGGCCCCGGCGGTGTTGGCAGCCTTCGTGGCGACCCCTGAGGGCGTGCAGTGGCTGCACCAAGTGGTGGTGGCGGCGCACTTCGTCATCACGCTGCACGGCGGTGCCGGGGTGCGGATGGTGTGTGAATTCTTGAAGTTGAGTGGGTTGTCGGCGTTCGTCGGCGCGAGCTATGGCACCCACCAGGCCCTCAATGCGGCCTTGGAGGAGATGGTGGTCGCCGTGGCGCGTGAGCAACGGGCGGCGTTGGCGGTGGGCATGCCGCACCGCGCGATCACGGCGTGCGAGGATGAGACCTTTCATCCGCAGATTTTGTTGGTCATGTTGGAGCCGGTGTCGAACTTTCTGCTGCGCGAACAGTACGCCGCCGATCGCACGGCGGCCGTGTCCTTCCGGCAAGGCTGCATGAATGCCGAGCGCGGTTCCGGTAGCGTGGGAGCCCCGCGTCATTGGCGAACCCAAGGCCCGCCGTTGTCGCTGTTGGCGGAGCGGGCGAGCCGCCAGTAGCAAGCTGGGATGACGTCTGCCTGCCCGTGCGCGCCCACGCCCCAGCGCGGTGACGGGTCGGGACCTTGGGCGGTGTGGGGAGGAGGCCCGCACGGGCGGCACGGGGCCGCCGCGGGATCAGTCCGGCGCGGGTTCGGCGGCCAGGCGCGCCAGCGCCGTGGTGTAATTCCAGGGCATCCAGGCCGGCGGGTCGAGTGCCACCGCGGCGGGATGGCGCTGCAGCGCGACCAGGTAATCAAACGGCGCCACTTGGTGCAGTTCCGCGGTATGGATCAGACTCATGAACAGATCGCCGACCTTGGCGCCGTTCAAGGTGCGATAAAACAGCGAATTGTTGCGATGCAGGATGGCCTTCTTGAGCGCCCGCTCGCAGATGTTGTTGCTCAGCGGGGCGCCGGGTACGCGCAGAAACAGGGTCATTTTTTGCCAATGATTCTGCATGTAGCGGATCGCCTGACCGAGCCCCGAGTTGGGCTCCACGGCGTGCGTCTCCAACTGCGTGGCCATCCAGTCGTGGAGCGCCTGCATCCGCGGGCCGCTTTCCTGTTGGTGCAGGAGTAAGCGCGCGTGCGGGTCGAGTCCCTGGTGCTGGGCCTGGTGGTCAGTGTGGAACACGGGACGCAGGGTTTCCAGCACGAAGGCGACCTCGTCGGGAAAGGCGTCATGGACCTCGACGAACTTGCGGCGCCCATGGGGAATACAGGACGCGGCCTGCGTGGGATGATCCCCCGGGGTGTTGCGCGCCAGGGCGTCGGACATCTGGATCGGGGGCACGGGGTCGTGGCGCCGGTTGAGGACCTCGGCGAGGTGCTCCCCGGCATGACAAGGTCCGGTTTTGAACAGGGCGATCGGGCCATTGACGGTCTCGGCGACGACGCCGCTGGTGAACACCCCGGTGCGCTCGGCGTTAGCTCCCGGGGGCAGCGCCTCGGCCCGCGCCTCGGCGGTGAATTTCAGGATGCGCATGGTGGTGTCGTCGTTATAGAGCACCGTGCCCTGCGCCGCCTGCTGGGCCAGCTCCTCCACCGCGGGGGCGAGGCACGGCGCGGCCGCCGCGACCACATCCCATTGGGTAGTGGCCGGCAGGGGGATGGCCAGCGCCTGCTCCAGGCGTTGGATGCGATGAAACGGCAGCCCGCAGCCGTATTTCAGCAAGGCGATCATGGCGGCGGCGGTCGCGTCGTATTTCGCCGCGCCCACGCCCGCGGGGGGGTCGGCCGTAAACACCGTGCCGCACAGCCCACAGCGCAGCCGCTCCAGGGTGTAGACCTGCGCCTGCAGGGGCGCCACGCCGGTGACGCGCACCAGGACGGCGGGCTCCTGGCGTTGGACATAGACCCGGCCGGTGCAACCGGGCTCGGGACAGGGGTCGCCCTGCTTCAAGGTGGCGTGGGCAACCGGGATGCGCGGGGCGCGGGGATACTTGTCGGCCCCGTTGCGGCCGTGGCCAGTGCGTGTCTTTTGGTGGGGCGGCAGCGTGGCATCGCCGTCGCTGGCGCCCGGCGCCGCCGGGTCGGCGTCGGCCGGCGGCGCCGGGGCATCGCGCGGCGCTGGCTGGTCCTTGCCCAGGACCGTGTCCGTGGTCTCGGTGCGGGGTCCGAAAATCAGCCGACGCACCCGCTCCAGGGTGGTGGTCGTGGTCTCCAGTTCCTCGGTCAGGCGCGCCAAGGTGTCGACCGCCGCCTTGAGGGTGGCGTGGTCATCCACCGGCAGCGCTTGGGTACGGGTGCGCTCGACAATGGCATCGAGTCGCGCGATGGGGACCGACACCCGCGGGGTGCGCGGGTTCTTACGCCAGCTCATGCCGCGACTGGCCGGTGGTGCAGGAGCGTCGTGTTCATACACGGCGTTATACCGCATCGTACACCGCCACGTCACGCCCCCGGCGTCAACGCCCGCCACACCGGCGCCCCCGCCGCGGCGCGCCAATCCCCACCGGCGAGCAATACCGCCAGTTCCTGGGGGGCCAGCACCTGCCCCGGCGGGCCGCTCGGCCAGTGCCGAAAGCGGCCTTCGGACAGGCGCTTCTGACACAGCCAGAAACCCTGGCCGTCGTAGACCAGGAGCTTGATCGCGGTACCGCGGCGGTTGCGGAAGACGAAGAGTGCTCCACTCATGGGCTCGTCCGCCAACACCTGGCGCACCCGCCGGGCAAGACCATCAATGCCTTGGCGAAAGTCCGCCGGGTCCGTCGCGACCAAGACCCGCAACTGCGGGGTCAGGGCAAGCACGGCGCCGCCTCCCACAGGCGACACGCCACCGTCGCGACCTCGCCGGTCGCCGCCCCGGTCCACTCGATGCGCAACGAACGACCACGGGCGTCGGACAGGGTCAGCACGCAGCCCGGCCCCGACGGTGGTAAGCCCAGCATCATTTCCACAAAGGCCGGCGGCGCCGTGGTGGGCACCGGCAGGGGCGCTGTCCGCGCCGTCAGCCGCCGCTTCAAACCGGCGTAGTCCAGTCGCAGCGTCGTGGCGACCTTGCTTACCCCATGGCGGGCGGCCAGTTCAACCGCCCGCGACCACAGTTCCGCGGGAATGCGCGCGCCCTGGGACGTGGTGTTGCGCCAGTGGGCAAAGGCCGCGGCCGTCTGTGCCAGATCGGCCGCGGCGGCAAGTGACAGTGACATCGTGGAGCCTCCGGATCACCAAAAACGGGGCTCCTACGCTACCGGGCTAGGGACGGGATTTCATGCAGCCTTACCGGAAGGACACCGGCGGCCACCTGGACGCAGGCGTTGCGCGCGGGTCTGGACGGCTTGAACGTGACCGTGATCCAGGGCACCAGCGACGAGGCCACAGCGTTGCGCCGCCATATCCAGACGGATTGTGCGGCCCATCATTCCCCGGACCTGTTTCATGTGCAACAGGAGGTGTCCAAGGGCACCAGCCTACACTTGGTCCGCCACGTGAAACAGGCGGGCGCCAGCGTCGCGGCCGCCCAGACGTCGCTGGACGCTGAGCGGGCGACCGCGCAGGCCTATGACGCCCAATCCCCGCGTCCGCGCGGGCGCCCACCGGCGTTCGCGCCCCGCATTGAAGCCGCCCTGGCGGTCGTGGTGCAGGCCGAAGCCGATCAGGTACAGGCGCAAGCGCGTCAGGCCGAGGCCCGTGAACTGGTGCGTGAGTTGGGGACCCTCTATCACCCCTATGAGTTGGAGCAGGGACAGGCGCAGCCCGTGGCGCGCATCGCGCAACGCTTTGCCGACGTGTGGACGCGGCTGCAACAGCTGGCCGACGCGGCCGATCTGCCAACGCGCGCCCGTGAGCGCCTGGCCAAGGCGCAGCGCCTGACGATTCAGTTCCTTGCCACCATTACCTTTTTCTTTGCGACCGTGCAGGCCAAGGTCGAGGCGCTGAATCTGCCGCCCGCCGTGGAACTGGCGTTGCTCACGCAGCTGATTCCGGCGCTCTACCTCGAGCGCGTCGCCAATCGCAGCACGCTCGCTGAACCGCGCCACCGTCTGCACGCCCTGAGCCG
The DNA window shown above is from Candidatus Thiodictyon syntrophicum and carries:
- a CDS encoding DUF4276 family protein; the encoded protein is MTAPSLGLILECGPQGADKQVCEYLIERIRPGMRVRSETLDNKANLLRDSGKVAARLLKDGCECVLIVWDLRPAWPDRTDKPCRHTERIELLSLLAEAGVPEDAPVYLVCVEQELESWLLANERALSAFLSTPAHPFPVQRVRNPDRHPQPKAEVKGLFKQARGWLYNDTVHAIQVLKKVQLDFGRLRCSESFCRFEKMVLACRGR
- a CDS encoding ISAs1 family transposase → MCETTLDRSLAGHFSALEDPRCPIKRHHNLIDMIVIAIAATLCGADGWVAIAQFGRTKRPWFAQFLELPKGIPAHDTFGRVFGLLAPEAFETCFRAWVASIREVIPGEIIAIDGKTLRRSHDRAKGLAALHVVSAWATANRVVLGQVATDAKSNEITAIPQLLALLRLQGCIVTIDAMGCQTKIAEQIIEQGADYVLALKGNQGTLATEVEEAFIDADARDYAGVDTQMHETHEHGHGRVETRRYRTLGDLSGVPRSALWKGMNMIGMVESQREVAGKITRETRFYIGSIATDVARFARAVRDHWGVENDLHWSLDVAFREDDCRVREPGARENLAVLRHIALTRLKNDNTKLGIKNKRLKAGWDERYLTKLLFEAPDAKPKTRVSDSPNISVA
- a CDS encoding helix-turn-helix domain-containing protein; translation: MKHRSRLERAEQRGAAVARLATGQPQRHVAAELGVARSTLQDWCKPTPVGAAPAVLAAFVATPEGVQWLHQVVVAAHFVITLHGGAGVRMVCEFLKLSGLSAFVGASYGTHQALNAALEEMVVAVAREQRAALAVGMPHRAITACEDETFHPQILLVMLEPVSNFLLREQYAADRTAAVSFRQGCMNAERGSGSVGAPRHWRTQGPPLSLLAERASRQ
- the tnpC gene encoding IS66 family transposase, which codes for MSWRKNPRTPRVSVPIARLDAIVERTRTQALPVDDHATLKAAVDTLARLTEELETTTTTLERVRRLIFGPRTETTDTVLGKDQPAPRDAPAPPADADPAAPGASDGDATLPPHQKTRTGHGRNGADKYPRAPRIPVAHATLKQGDPCPEPGCTGRVYVQRQEPAVLVRVTGVAPLQAQVYTLERLRCGLCGTVFTADPPAGVGAAKYDATAAAMIALLKYGCGLPFHRIQRLEQALAIPLPATTQWDVVAAAAPCLAPAVEELAQQAAQGTVLYNDDTTMRILKFTAEARAEALPPGANAERTGVFTSGVVAETVNGPIALFKTGPCHAGEHLAEVLNRRHDPVPPIQMSDALARNTPGDHPTQAASCIPHGRRKFVEVHDAFPDEVAFVLETLRPVFHTDHQAQHQGLDPHARLLLHQQESGPRMQALHDWMATQLETHAVEPNSGLGQAIRYMQNHWQKMTLFLRVPGAPLSNNICERALKKAILHRNNSLFYRTLNGAKVGDLFMSLIHTAELHQVAPFDYLVALQRHPAAVALDPPAWMPWNYTTALARLAAEPAPD
- the tnpB gene encoding IS66 family insertion sequence element accessory protein TnpB (TnpB, as the term is used for proteins encoded by IS66 family insertion elements, is considered an accessory protein, since TnpC, encoded by a neighboring gene, is a DDE family transposase.); amino-acid sequence: MLALTPQLRVLVATDPADFRQGIDGLARRVRQVLADEPMSGALFVFRNRRGTAIKLLVYDGQGFWLCQKRLSEGRFRHWPSGPPGQVLAPQELAVLLAGGDWRAAAGAPVWRALTPGA
- a CDS encoding DUF6399 domain-containing protein; the protein is MRAGLDGLNVTVIQGTSDEATALRRHIQTDCAAHHSPDLFHVQQEVSKGTSLHLVRHVKQAGASVAAAQTSLDAERATAQAYDAQSPRPRGRPPAFAPRIEAALAVVVQAEADQVQAQARQAEARELVRELGTLYHPYELEQGQAQPVARIAQRFADVWTRLQQLADAADLPTRARERLAKAQRLTIQFLATITFFFATVQAKVEALNLPPAVELALLTQLIPALYLERVANRSTLAEPRHRLHALSRQLLEPLRQRDHPLQALPEAERARLEQVAGDCADLFQRSSSSVEGRNGQLSLHHHGRHRLSDRKLEALTAVHNFHLRRPDGTTAAERFFGRAHETLFAQVLQRMPLPPPPARRRPRPPKPPALLPVAA